The Antedon mediterranea chromosome 7, ecAntMedi1.1, whole genome shotgun sequence genome has a segment encoding these proteins:
- the LOC140055198 gene encoding venom protein 302-like isoform X2, translated as MKVVLALVVVSIAISCIDALSCRCDDDWQCRKSIWDSHCKPGAHFVSGMCGCELTCSKIEGEQCGGLWDINGKCSVGLECVNEPQPETPENIFFMDAGVCRRIDLSTNTQAVAS; from the exons ATGAAAGTAGTATTGGCTCTTGTAGTTGTGTCCATAGCAATCTCATG CATCGATGCATTGAGTTGCAGATGCGACGATGACTGGCAATGCAGAAAATCAATCTGGGACAGCCATTGCAAACCTGGCGCCCATTTTGTATCCGGAATGTGCGGATGTGAACTAACTTGCTCAAAG aTCGAGGGTGAACAGTGTGGAGGATTATGGGACATTAATGGTAAATGCTCAGTTGGTTTGGAATGTGTGAACGAACCTCAACCCGAGACTCCagaaaacattttctttatggATGCTGGGGTTTGTCGAAGAATAG ACTTGAGTACAAACACACAAG
- the LOC140055198 gene encoding venom protein 302-like isoform X1, protein MKVVLALVVVSIAISCIDALSCRCDDDWQCRKSIWDSHCKPGAHFVSGMCGCELTCSKIEGEQCGGLWDINGKCSVGLECVNEPQPETPENIFFMDAGVCRRIEDLSTNTQAVAS, encoded by the exons ATGAAAGTAGTATTGGCTCTTGTAGTTGTGTCCATAGCAATCTCATG CATCGATGCATTGAGTTGCAGATGCGACGATGACTGGCAATGCAGAAAATCAATCTGGGACAGCCATTGCAAACCTGGCGCCCATTTTGTATCCGGAATGTGCGGATGTGAACTAACTTGCTCAAAG aTCGAGGGTGAACAGTGTGGAGGATTATGGGACATTAATGGTAAATGCTCAGTTGGTTTGGAATGTGTGAACGAACCTCAACCCGAGACTCCagaaaacattttctttatggATGCTGGGGTTTGTCGAAGAATAG AAGACTTGAGTACAAACACACAAG
- the LOC140055198 gene encoding venom protein 302-like isoform X3, with protein sequence MKVVLALVVVSIAISCIDALSCRCDDDWQCRKSIWDSHCKPGAHFVSGMCGCELTCSKIEGEQCGGLWDINGKCSVGLECVNEPQPETPENIFFMDAGVCRRIAVAS encoded by the exons ATGAAAGTAGTATTGGCTCTTGTAGTTGTGTCCATAGCAATCTCATG CATCGATGCATTGAGTTGCAGATGCGACGATGACTGGCAATGCAGAAAATCAATCTGGGACAGCCATTGCAAACCTGGCGCCCATTTTGTATCCGGAATGTGCGGATGTGAACTAACTTGCTCAAAG aTCGAGGGTGAACAGTGTGGAGGATTATGGGACATTAATGGTAAATGCTCAGTTGGTTTGGAATGTGTGAACGAACCTCAACCCGAGACTCCagaaaacattttctttatggATGCTGGGGTTTGTCGAAGAATAG